TTTTCATTCAAAACGTTGGATGGATGCCGGAAGTAAATCCTCTTTTGAAAATATGAcaatgtttgtctctgtgtgcaggTTTGAGGAGCTGGTGAAAAACTTTAAAGCCGAGTACCATGCCGGAGGAGCCACGCAGAACTCTATAAAGATCGCTCAGGTCAGTCATGAACACAAAAATACAGCTAGCCTCCTGTTCTGTCACCAGAAAATTATACTGGAAACTCAGTGTGGGAAGTGAGCGGAATTGATACTGATCCAAGCTGTTGCCTGTAGTGGATGATCCAAGAACCTCATAATGTGGGCACGTTCTTTGGCTGCATCGGCAAAGACAATTTTGGAAAGACCCTGAAGCAGAAGGCTGAAGAGGCTCACATCGACGCCCATTACTACGAGCAAGACGAAGAGCCCACAGGGACGTGCGCTGCTTGCATCACAGGAGATAATAGGTGCGTAAATAATATAACTTGTATTTGTCTACACATAATCTCATCTGCCGATAACTCCTCACCTCTGTTGTTTCCTTCTCTCAGGTCTCTGGTTGCTAACCTAGCTGCTGCTAACTGTTATAAGAAGGACAAGCATCTAGACCTGGAGGAAAACTGGAAGCTGGTGGAAAAGGCTAAAGTCTACTATATTGCTGTAAGAAGAGGTTTCCAAactatattgtgtttttataataatataattatatggTGTGTTGAAGGTCATCTCATGTCCAATCACTTCACCTTTGTACCCACGTGTAGCCTTCAGAGGAGCCACAGGGGCATTCCACAGTGTATGGCTGCAGGCTCTGTTCAGGATTCATTAGAGTCCATCAAGATTTAAAAGCACATCAGTCTTGACCTAGTGTCGTTCCTTCCTTCCAGGGTTTCTTCCTCACCGTCTCTCTGGAGTCCATCCTGAAAGTGGCGGAGCACGCGTCTAAAAATAACAAGCTGTTCTGCCTGAACCTCTCTGCGCCCTTCATCTGCGAGTTCTTCAAGGACAACCTCATGAAGGTCATGCCCTACGTTGATGTGCTGTTCGGCAACGAGACGGTGAGACAGTGAAAGTCGCTGTGCATTGTGCAGTTGTGCTTTGACCTGATGATACACGCAGTTTGTTACTCATCTTTagtaaaatctaaatttattCCTTTGTTTGGTTTCTCAGGAAGCAGCAGCTTTTGCTAAAGCGCAAGAGTTCGAGGTGAGTGGACAGACAGTCTCGTTAAGCATTTGCTTCGTTGTCgtatttttaaaaagtattttgcaCATCACCCAATCATTCTGTGGATGTGTACTCTGTCTGTAGACCAAGGACATTAAGGAAATTGCCAAGAAAGCCCAGGCTTTACCCAAAGACAACGCAAAGAGGCAGAGGATTGTAGTGTTGACTCAGGGGAAGGACGATACTGTCATGGCCTCAAGTAAGATTTCCACTTCttactttcttttctctcatgtCTACAATACTATAGATATTAACCCCtcgattaaaaaacaacaaaaaacctcCACACAACCTTTCTTTAATAAACttacacttgaaaaaaaaaaaagaagaagaacccaAAGTATGCAAGACCAGCAGGGGGTGATAAAGTCTACATCAACAATCCGCTAAATACTTGAGAAGACTGCTGTGTGGTCCAAGAAATATTGGGCGAGGCAAACGCCTGTCATTTTGTGCAGTAATGCAAAATTGACTGAAGACTTAATTCGACCTAGCAGAGCTaaccaaatataaataaaccgGTGTATAGCCACaacctttgttgttgtttctgacaCAAACTCATTACACAAAGTAACAGTGGACAAAGTAATATAAGATGTCATGATACACATCACAAACCTACACTTTGGAAAGCGTTTGTAAAAATCTAAACTTTCGTGACATAACACACTGTTTTTGGACAAGAGGCCCAATTGCTAATTATTTTAGCAATATATCAGCATCAATGTGGACAGGGCATCAGTGTCTTGTCCTCTTATACTGTGGATGTATAATTGTTTTTGTCTATTCAGATGACAAAGTCGAGACTTTCCCTGTCATGAAGATTGACCCTAAGGACATTGTTGACACAAATGGTGCAGGTGATGCATTTGTAGGAGGTAGGTTTttcctgtgtgttcatgtgatgcATTTCTAAGCTGCCCTTTGGccctgtatttgttttttgtggatTTCTGTTAAAGTCTTTCCTTTGTCATACAGGTTTCCTTTCTGAGCTGGTGCAGGAGAAACCACTGGATCAGTGCGTGAAGGCTGCACACTACGCCGGCAACGTCATCATCAGACGAGCAGGCTGCACCTTCCCAGAAAAACCTGATTTCAACTGACACATCCAGACAACATTTCCTTCTGCCTGAAACCTTGTGCTTACCTCACTGTACACAAGTCTGACCCATaagctcagttttttttatgcaattACAACCCTCAATTCTCGTagaatcattgtgttttttttcaatcagcAACCCGTCCATAATATCAGTCCGGACATAATTTCTTACCGATTGTTGTTTCGGTGTCTCCTGACATGTGTCTGCCACTTTGGAACGCTAGAGGATCATGATCCACTCCAGGGATTTAAATGACCGTAGAGGAGTCATGATAACAACACAGGATGTGGACATTTTTGACCTAAATGCAAAATTGTCTTCCACTGACTGCCATCGCACTTTTCTGTGACTTCTTGTGTTGACATCTCACAAGTgggttttttcttctcttcttcttggATACGGAATCCAGGCAAATGGTGATTCCACCGTGGGAGGACACACTACACAAACAGAGGAATAAAGAATAACCATCATGGGAGTTTTCGGATAATGTTTTGAAATTGTGCAGAAGTGATCTTTTTAAAATTTTGTAAGATTAATTATTcctttaatgtttgttttaattataacaGGCCAGTTACGAAACCAAAAGTTTTTCCTTTTAAGcgcacactttttttttttaaatgtgtcaaagCCTAATGCCCACTGCTGCGTCCATGTTAACACTGTTAAATGTCACCTGTAGCGTGTCCTTGATTTCAGAAGTTACAGTCAACAGCGTTTTGGACGTATTTGTGTTTTTCGGGTTTCTAATAATGagtgccttttttttctattccaATCTATGTAAACGTTACAAAGCTTGAAGTAGTGATAAGTTGAGGCCCGCAGTTTAACCAGTAATGAGCAACTGGCAGCTTGTGGGGCTGAAGCATGGACACATGTCGTTGTATCTGAATGTTCTCAGAggaatacattgtgtattaaaatgAACCTGTCCCATTTCATCAGTGGTCTGTGTTGTTTATGGATGTATGTAAATCGATTGCAATGTcgtaaaacataacctcattcaAATCAGATTTTAGAAGTTGAAGTTAGATTTTTGGAAAATATAAATTTCATATCATCAGATCTTAATGTTTTGGTTGGGCAACCCATGTACAAATAAGATTGAGGGTGAATAAGGAGTTTGAGGATGAATCAAGAACGTGAACATGATACTGGGCCAAGTATTTTAAACCAACTTTATTTACCAGAGTGTGTGTTATGTCTGATATGCAGAATTTTAAATACAACTATTCTGAATATAGACACTCATATCTGAAAGACATACgtgtttttttcttaatatCACAAGCATAAGAACTAATGTAATGTggatttttctctgtttaattgGTTCGAAAGTCTAATCACTTTATCATTGACTTTAGGAGCTCACTTTATGCTCAAATACACCTGAACAACCTTATCAGACATTGTTATATCTGGCTTAAAAATACTCAGTCATCTATCTCTGTGCCCAACCTTAATATCTGAAATCAATCCGTTCCCTGAAATGAATTTTCGAGGTAAGACATTGGAGGATGGGGCTGAGCCAGGGAAGGGAGAGTGAGTGTGAACCCTAGTTTGGTCGATATCACACTTCATATCATattagaatcagaatcacaGGTCGGCTGCTGAACACAGGAGATCTGAATCATCTGTGGTAATCTGTGCCAGGCCCTTTATGCACTGATCTGGATCTTGCATCAGTAGCAGTAGCTGATGATGAGAAAACAACACTTGGTCCTTgtgaaaaaatatttcatttgaacttgACATAGTCATGAAAAACTGGGTTTATTGATAGAATAGTTGTTGAACATTTAAATACCTGAGATtgattattatatatacattatcTACATTTGGTCTTGcatctgtcttttttctctgaGTTTATCCTCTTGTAGTGTGATGTCCAGGGCTCTGAGTTGCTTTAGGAAGCCGTGGTTGGGCAGGATACAGCGCCGCTGTCGCACGTGCTCAATAGCGTCCACCACAGTCAGGCTCTGTTTCATCATCAGGTACGCCAAGACCAGAGTGGCCGACCTGCTCCGACCCATCACACAGTGCACCAGCACCTTGTCTGGAACAAAAGTAAAGGAGCAAAGGTTGATTACAAACAGAGAAGAGTAAAGGCTTCTTATCAAAACGTTATCTCAAAGCGTTTCCTACAGAACTCACTCTCTGGGTGAGCGAGGGCCTCGTGGATGAACTGGACTGCAGAGCAGAAGTACTGGGAGATGTTGAAGGTTGGTTTGTCGTCGGCCTCCACACCAAAGTACTGGATGTTCACGTCAGTGTAGTAATCGGCACCAGTCAGCACATTATTAAACTTCCCCTCTGCAGCATTCAGCACATGTGTGATACCCAGATCCCTAAGGCCGGGCAGCTCCAGAGCTGTTTTCCTGTGTCCATATAATGCAGATTCATTgttaaaggctcagtgtgtgGAATCTAGTGCtactagtggtgaagtttcatgttgcagctgattaTCCCtaacctcaccctccccttccaaacatgaaggagaacctgtggtagccttcagttgacATAACAACTAAAATGGTGTTAGGTTTGTCCAATCTGGGCTActttaataaacataataaacagtTTACTCACTCATCCCCGATGTAGACGCTGGTCCACACCTGGTTCACATGTGCATACTGAGCCATGCTGCCGGCCCAGAACAGTTGCTCCAGGTCTAATGTTCCTGGTGTGAAGTAATCACTGTCCGGGTCCACCTTTACCGCGGTGTACGGGTTTTTACTCCTGGACTTCACCACACAGGTCGACATGTCGCACTCCTGCCGCacggaaaacacacacatccttgaaatatacacacacctgcacttctGTAGATGCAGCATAAGCACAATGTACAGTGCTGCAGTCATTTTCCAGGTCCAGCTTTTGTGACAATTTGGGGTTTTATGGATGCAAAACTTCACAGATAAGAGAAGTAAGATTAGGATTATTACTCTAtataatagataataataataatttttacaTTGCCTTTCGAGACAACCAAGGACACCTTCCAATACACcataaataattacattaataaataaGGTAAAACCAAGCAATAAATTCACAAACACCTGTCAAAACAACATATGTGAGACAAGACTTTGAATTTATTGAGAAGTTTATAAACAAATCCCACAATTTGTCGTTATTCATTTATCGGTTCTAATaaatgtctttctctctttccctttcataTGGATAAATCTctattaaatttgatttgactttattGGCTAATAAGTCGACAGTCCAAGTTCCAATCTACATCTCTCTTGTTTCAGACACTTGTTAAATTCTTCTTCTTGATTCAAACTcttcacacacattgttttcagGTTGAGTTGTTTGAGATGAAATATTGTTGAGATGGTCAGGATAattgatacagataaaaatacaaatattatagaaagaaaaaatgacTCACCTCGTTCTTGTATGTGTTAGAAgttgttgttgactgtttatctGTTCTTCAGTGTGATCACAAACCAGCTCCTCCGCTTGTCGTCAttggacatgtgtgtgtatgtgtgcgcgcATGTGACTGTTTATCAACCCGAGACCTGTGTCTGCAGCGTGAGCACGAAGACTGAAACACAGATCTTGAATAGGAACTGCACCGGTCTCGGGCTCAGTGTTTAAGATGATATTTTTAGGCAGCTGGGCGACAACACCCGACCTCATcaacgtgacacacacacacacacacacacacacaatcacgcacacacacaaacagatgcttTCTCAGGACCTTCCTAAAGTGATATGATCCCTTTAATGGCACAATGATTACTTTCCTTCAGCCCCTATGGTATAGGAAGACACACATTAATGACGCACAATgccagaaaacaaaaataagtgtAGTGAGAGTAGCCTGTGGCATCATTGTCATCACAGGAATGTCACTAATGTGTGGACAGGTGTGGGGATCAGTTATTTCCAGAGTCACAAAACTTAAAGTATTCAGTTGTTGTATTCCCACAATTCTTTTGTGGCGAGGAGATAAACTACCAGACAGAGggattacattttatttgtcaatTGAGTtttgttattacattttttatgagTTCCAATAAATCGGTTTCAAGATCAGGTCAGAGTCATCCccccgacaaacacacactttttaagaTCTCAATTGGCTGCATAGGGAGCGTCCAACAGCCAGATCACAATACACAGCTGAATAACACTGTTAGAGCTATGGGCTTGATTGTGTGCTGAATATGTGTTCATGTTAGTGTAATGAAATGATGAGTTACAGATTATATCAACAACACACCCATCATAATCATGATATTATACTCAATTTATTCTACTGGTATAGAGGCCTTTTTTACAGCAGACTTGTCTAAGGTGGGAAAATATTAGGATTTTCTtacatacaacatacaacaGACTattgtattgaaaaaaaattattaacattaaataattattacGAGAGTAGATGATGTAGCAGAGAGGATAAAAAAGAGATCATGTGTTTAGAATGGAAAAGagtgaaggaagtgatgaattAACTTATTTTGATTCCTGTTAATAAATAACAGTGTCAACATTGATATTTCCTATTccttcttatttttctgatcataTATCATAGTTTGTGTAATTTTAATTTCCTAATTTTCCTTTTGGCTCCTATTGTCATGTTTACAGACTGaccatttttcttgagagcgcTGTCTATGAACTGTGCAGCCGGCCTGAAGAAAGGTTGTAGGTCAGACTCCGGATGGTCTGCGGCTTTGACACCATGGTCCTCCAACCCGAGGTCAATGTAAAACTGCTGACCTGTGTTGATCCTGTGTCGACCTACTGCAGCGTGCAGTACGTTTTTTCTCGCGCCACAGACCTAAAGTTTCTGGATGTGATTTTCCTACTCACCCGTCTCCTGCGTAAAGGTTCGGCTAGACTTGATTGTCAGGTGTCACGGCTTCCTGTTCGACCAGAGGATTTGCCTCAGCTCTGTCAGTGATGGTGTTTCCTCCGCCTGGCTTAAATTACCTCTGTAGCAATAAagatgtgtatatgtgtatacatGCTGATGTCTATGGTTTTGTGTGGCTTTCCAGGCTCATGTCAAGGCTGTGGAGCTGCCGCAGGAAGCCTGGGTTGGGGCAGATGTCTCTGTGTGGCTCCGAAACAGAAGGAGGTGCATATGGTTGATCCCTCAGAGACATACTggcacatacaacacacacagacacacacacacacacaggcctgtttTTAAACTGTCAGTATATGAAATGTAGtctataaacatttataaaattatGCAATTTTTTTAGCCAAATCATAAAGCATAGAATCCATATTTAGAAAAAATGTAAAGGCAGCGGTGACATCCTGATCTTAtccttcccacacacacatgcgacCATAGCCTGTTTCCTTTTATAACTGTGGATTCATATACACTTATCAGTTACAACACATCCCACAGACTGTAATCAGGCGCTTCTTAACACATCTAATCCGTTTTGACCACATGTCTGAAGTCTTTGTCTTCTGTACAACAATGTGGCATCATCCCGTCAACCTGAGCTCACTTGCTGAGTTTCCATAATGACCACAGACCGTTATTTAATACtccactttgtgtgtctctgttagTCCTCATGCAGGAGCCATATAATGACTGCTTTGATCATATTTCCTTTCAGAAATATGATCAAAGCCTTGACATTAAGCACAGCATGTGGGATCAAAATACTGAATTATTTACCTTGAACtaaaaaatgcaaatgcaaaagGCACATTTCTGCTTGAGATACATGATAGCTACAGTGAtgtatttactttactttatttacttcTTTAGTTATGAGTTTGAATTCATTTTGTGCATATCAAGGCCCAACACTCCCATTAGGAAATCGCATTAAAagtcactagatccagattttttattttgatctgcacacacttataaatatcagtttctTAGACATTGCCagatttttttccatcaagatccatgaatgaatgtgaaaaaaatcaagCAAAATTGTAGCATTTTacaataattgtattgtttgattttgtgaaccctttttttttaaatcaaacaggtTACAAcgacaagcaaaacaaagtaaTTGCACCTGTGATTGCAAATCAATGCAAACTGCATGAACACTTAAGGAACATGTGAACCCCACAGCTTCCTCAGTTTTGTCTATACAACATTGCTCCATGCGGTAATGGAAATGCCTGAGGCAACTATAAAGGGAAGAATGTAAGAGCCTCAGTAAGATACTGAACATAAGCTTTGCACAAATATTGGCTGTGCAAATGTATGTTTTAGTGAATGATGAGAGACGAACATTGATTCCAAACTCAAATCCTTTTAGAAAGATTATGTTGTTCACCATGTCATAAATGGTCTCTCTTTTGAAAACttttactgtaaaatatcaatccACTGCTTGTTTTTGTCAGGTTTATAAGGCGACAGCTGATTACATGAAAACAGGGGAAAGAGTTTTCCATCAGCAAACTTGTTCTTGTTCATCCAAAATGAtttgactgaaatgaaaaacgAATTGTTTTAAGAGATCAAGGAGGAATAACAAGGGGCGTAATCAAGGAACCCTTTTCTGTAAAAGTGTAATGTGCAAAGAATTAAACAGATGTAAGGAAGTTCTTTGTTAGTCATTTTATCCCCATAGAAACCAAATGAAATATCGGAAAATGTCTTTAATGGAGATTGACAACAATCGTAAAGATGTATTTACAAAGCTTGTGGACATGTTGGTGTCTGTATGGACAGAAAACGCTGAGAGAAAACATTTGAacacagtttgaaaatgaaCAACAAATCTGTACCTCAGTATTTacaacatgtaaaaacacaTAATCATCATTGCTGCTGTAGCTAGAAGTAAAACTTGGAGAAAAGagcagggaaaataaaaatatggaatTTCAATATCACCACACACCACTGTCAACATAATTCTCACTGTGGTAACAAATCGTTGTTTACAAACACTGCCAGCACCAATTAACATGGGGTGGAATGGAGCCCTGAGGCGACTCATGCTACGAGAAAGACGGACGTCAGAGAAGAGGACACAACCTTCGTTTGAACGTCAGCTGATCGTCCAGCTTGAGGAGCAGGGACAGGAAGTTGCGATTGGGGTAAATGGCTCTTTTTTGGACGACTTGCCTCAGAGCATCTCTCAGAGGGAGACGCTGCCGCAACATCAAGTACACCAGGACCAAAGAGGCCGATCGACTCACTCCCATGATGCAGTGCACCAGCACTTTCCCTGTAAAGCAGGACGCAGAATGAGATACAGGACGGAAGTGTTTGATGGGACAGTGTGGGTGTCACATTCTTGTACTTTACCATCTTTGCTCTTCAGGGCTTTATGAATGAAGTCAGCCGCAGGTCTGAAGTGCTGACTGAGGTCAAACTGCTCTGAATCCTCAGCCGGGATACCAAAGTAAACACAGGCGTTCCCGTAAAAACTCTGGTCGCCGATGCTGCCCTGCTTGTAGTGTGCGGCGTTCAGGACATGAGTGATGCCCAGCTTATGTAACGTCTTTCTGTTCTGTGCCACCGCCCTGGAAAACAAAGAGGCCGACACAGACAAATGCCTCTCAATGCAACACTCTGTCTATGAGCAATGTCGCCCCTCCTTCAAACATTAGACACTCACACATTTCCTATGTACAGGTTGGGCCACACTTCATCCACTGCAGTGAGCTCCAGAGTGCAGGAATCCAAAGTGAGCTCCAGTTCTTTAATGGGCACCAGGTCCTGTGGCTGGTGGCTCCCTGACATTCTCCCTGCTTCTCTGACAGACTCCAGCGctgctctctctgttctctgtccCAGCTCCGACACCAGAGTCCGCAGCTCGGTGAGAGACGCGAGCAGGTGGTTGTTCAAATGCCGCTCGCTTCCCAAATTAGCTCCCTGTGTTTCAGAGTGTTCTCTCCGCCTGGATGGGGAGTTTTTTAATGGAGCTGCTGCATTGACCGGTCTGCTCACAGATGCCAGATGACCAGACTGAGGTCACgtcagaggaggacgagtgAGGGGAGAGCTGCACATACAGTGAATAGAAAAATGGAGAAAGTCTGTTGAGCTGCAAATGAGGAGCTTGGTGCCATAGAGCACCTTTTCTGTTGAGGGCTGTTTCCTCCAAAACCCATCTGCAAAGttcatttattgatttttatttatgaataaggagacaaaaagaaaacaaatctatgTGATAACGTGAAATCTTACTTCCAAGACATGTCCATTCTAAAAAATACTAACCCCCCCTGCACTTGGCCCAAAAAGATTTGGGCCCAGGTTCCTCTGGTTGAAACTCAAGAAGTTGCTGCAAAGGTTCCCACCTCCAGGGGAATGTTCCTGCTGTTGAAACGCAACCATAGGGGAAGACCCAGAGAGTTTtgatacctgaaacctcccattAGTCTGTTAGAACTGAAAGGGCCTCTTGGATGAGATGTGAAACGTCTTCacgagacacaaacacaagtccGCTTTCTTATAGATTTCTtgccttgttttattttggctcATTCATATCTGTGTGCTGCAGTTTTCGGTCCAGGATTATGAGCTGTCTCAGAAAGCCTCTGTTTGGGAAGATCCAGCGTTTCTCTTGCACGCAGCGTACGGCGGACAGAAGGCTGCGGTGGTGATGAATCATCAGGAAGGCAAGGACCAATGCAGCGGAGCGACTCACACCCACAGCACAGTTCACCAACACCTTTCCTGGAAATCATTAAACACTCAAAGAAAGAGATGCTTAAAGGACAAAGGACCCAGCTTATATCATTACATTACACACAGTATCTGTTGCTACCTCCGGATGTCAAAGCCTGGTGAATAAACTCAGCCGCGGGGTAGAAATAGGGTGAGAGGTCAAACGTCGGCAGGTCGCTGG
The Platichthys flesus chromosome 12, fPlaFle2.1, whole genome shotgun sequence DNA segment above includes these coding regions:
- the adka gene encoding adenosine kinase isoform X1, which produces MASGEPKAKKSRLSEEEKKKEEKKKESPSKETSAKLSTNSLFGMGNPLLDICAIVDKDFLDKYTLKPNDQILAEDKHKALFEELVKNFKAEYHAGGATQNSIKIAQWMIQEPHNVGTFFGCIGKDNFGKTLKQKAEEAHIDAHYYEQDEEPTGTCAACITGDNRSLVANLAAANCYKKDKHLDLEENWKLVEKAKVYYIAGFFLTVSLESILKVAEHASKNNKLFCLNLSAPFICEFFKDNLMKVMPYVDVLFGNETEAAAFAKAQEFETKDIKEIAKKAQALPKDNAKRQRIVVLTQGKDDTVMASNDKVETFPVMKIDPKDIVDTNGAGDAFVGGFLSELVQEKPLDQCVKAAHYAGNVIIRRAGCTFPEKPDFN
- the adka gene encoding adenosine kinase isoform X2; the encoded protein is MSAASTNSLFGMGNPLLDICAIVDKDFLDKYTLKPNDQILAEDKHKALFEELVKNFKAEYHAGGATQNSIKIAQWMIQEPHNVGTFFGCIGKDNFGKTLKQKAEEAHIDAHYYEQDEEPTGTCAACITGDNRSLVANLAAANCYKKDKHLDLEENWKLVEKAKVYYIAGFFLTVSLESILKVAEHASKNNKLFCLNLSAPFICEFFKDNLMKVMPYVDVLFGNETEAAAFAKAQEFETKDIKEIAKKAQALPKDNAKRQRIVVLTQGKDDTVMASNDKVETFPVMKIDPKDIVDTNGAGDAFVGGFLSELVQEKPLDQCVKAAHYAGNVIIRRAGCTFPEKPDFN
- the LOC133965800 gene encoding dual specificity phosphatase 29-like isoform X2, with the translated sequence MSTCVVKSRSKNPYTAVKVDPDSDYFTPGTLDLEQLFWAGSMAQYAHVNQVWTSVYIGDEKTALELPGLRDLGITHVLNAAEGKFNNVLTGADYYTDVNIQYFGVEADDKPTFNISQYFCSAVQFIHEALAHPENKVLVHCVMGRSRSATLVLAYLMMKQSLTVVDAIEHVRQRRCILPNHGFLKQLRALDITLQEDKLREKRQMQDQM
- the LOC133965800 gene encoding dual specificity phosphatase 29-like isoform X1; its protein translation is MTAALYIVLMLHLQKCRCVYISRMCVFSVRQECDMSTCVVKSRSKNPYTAVKVDPDSDYFTPGTLDLEQLFWAGSMAQYAHVNQVWTSVYIGDEKTALELPGLRDLGITHVLNAAEGKFNNVLTGADYYTDVNIQYFGVEADDKPTFNISQYFCSAVQFIHEALAHPENKVLVHCVMGRSRSATLVLAYLMMKQSLTVVDAIEHVRQRRCILPNHGFLKQLRALDITLQEDKLREKRQMQDQM
- the LOC133966362 gene encoding dual specificity protein phosphatase 13A-like, with amino-acid sequence MSGSHQPQDLVPIKELELTLDSCTLELTAVDEVWPNLYIGNVAVAQNRKTLHKLGITHVLNAAHYKQGSIGDQSFYGNACVYFGIPAEDSEQFDLSQHFRPAADFIHKALKSKDGKVLVHCIMGVSRSASLVLVYLMLRQRLPLRDALRQVVQKRAIYPNRNFLSLLLKLDDQLTFKRRLCPLL